One window from the genome of Candidatus Zixiibacteriota bacterium encodes:
- a CDS encoding DoxX family protein, protein MVRRVLFRLTPAGSWADEAAMTLLRVFAGLALALAHGLGKLPPGEAFVKGVSELGFPAPEFFAWAAALSEFGGGLLLALGLLTRPAALFIVCTMLTAGFGRHAADPFAVKERALLFLVIALVFLIRGAGRWGADRLFAPPVK, encoded by the coding sequence ATGGTCAGGAGAGTGCTGTTCCGGTTGACGCCGGCGGGTTCATGGGCGGACGAGGCGGCGATGACGCTGCTGCGGGTGTTCGCGGGGCTGGCGCTGGCGCTGGCCCACGGGCTGGGGAAGCTCCCGCCCGGCGAGGCCTTTGTGAAGGGAGTCTCGGAGCTGGGGTTTCCCGCGCCCGAATTTTTCGCGTGGGCGGCGGCGCTGTCGGAATTCGGCGGCGGGCTGCTCCTGGCGCTCGGGCTGCTGACCCGCCCGGCGGCTTTGTTCATCGTGTGCACGATGCTCACGGCCGGGTTCGGGCGCCATGCCGCCGATCCGTTTGCCGTTAAAGAACGGGCGCTGCTTTTCCTGGTGATCGCGCTGGTGTTCCTCATCCGGGGGGCGGGACGCTGGGGGGCGGATCGGTTGTTCGCGCCACCGGTGAAATAA
- the pdxS gene encoding pyridoxal 5'-phosphate synthase lyase subunit PdxS translates to MIERFSDTQHKVKVGLAEMLKGGVIMDVTSAEQARIAEGAGAAAVMALERVPSDIRAEGGVARMADPDVIEQIKRAVTIPVMAKCRIGHIAEARVLEALEIDFIDESEVLTPADHAHHVDKWSFKVPFVCGCRNLGEALRRIAEGAAMIRTKGEAGTGDVSHAVRHLREINAAMRALTTMPEDELYAVAKEHRVSIEAVRMVAKAGKLPVPNFAAGGIATPADAALCMMLGAEAVFVGSGIFKSDNPEKRAKAIVTATTHWQDAAAVGNASRGLGPAMKGIQADSIPQEELLQTR, encoded by the coding sequence ATGATCGAAAGATTCAGCGATACACAGCATAAGGTGAAAGTCGGGCTGGCCGAGATGCTCAAGGGAGGCGTCATCATGGACGTCACGAGCGCAGAGCAGGCCCGAATTGCCGAGGGGGCGGGGGCGGCGGCGGTGATGGCGCTGGAGCGGGTGCCCTCGGATATCCGCGCCGAAGGGGGGGTGGCCCGCATGGCTGATCCCGACGTGATCGAGCAGATCAAGCGGGCGGTGACGATTCCGGTGATGGCGAAGTGCCGGATCGGGCACATCGCGGAGGCGCGCGTGCTCGAGGCGCTGGAGATCGATTTTATCGACGAGTCGGAGGTGCTGACGCCGGCCGACCACGCCCACCACGTGGACAAGTGGAGTTTCAAGGTGCCGTTCGTGTGCGGGTGCCGGAATCTCGGCGAGGCGCTGCGGCGGATCGCCGAGGGGGCGGCGATGATCCGGACGAAGGGGGAGGCGGGCACGGGCGACGTCTCGCACGCGGTGCGCCACCTGCGCGAGATCAACGCGGCGATGCGGGCGCTGACGACGATGCCGGAGGACGAACTCTACGCGGTGGCCAAGGAGCACCGGGTGTCGATCGAGGCGGTGCGGATGGTGGCGAAGGCGGGGAAGCTGCCGGTGCCGAATTTCGCGGCCGGGGGGATCGCGACGCCGGCCGACGCGGCGCTGTGTATGATGCTCGGGGCGGAGGCGGTGTTTGTCGGGTCCGGGATTTTCAAATCGGATAATCCGGAGAAGCGGGCCAAGGCGATTGTGACGGCGACGACGCACTGGCAGGACGCGGCGGCGGTAGGGAATGCCTCGCGGGGGCTGGGGCCGGCGATGAAGGGGATCCAGGCCGACAGCATTCCGCAGGAGGAGCTGCTTCAGACGCGGTGA
- a CDS encoding DUF2480 family protein, translating to MPLAILDPQEFTEQGMFTEDGFLARAESFDFSRFDGCHVLIRGCGGIPVPPWAFMLLTARLVGRARSVRYGNEHDHITVYRAPGRPQKPVAPRNPND from the coding sequence ATGCCCCTCGCCATCCTCGACCCCCAGGAGTTCACCGAGCAGGGCATGTTCACCGAGGACGGCTTCCTCGCGCGGGCGGAAAGCTTCGACTTCAGCCGCTTCGACGGCTGCCATGTGCTCATCCGCGGGTGCGGGGGCATTCCCGTCCCCCCGTGGGCCTTCATGCTCCTGACCGCCCGCCTCGTGGGCCGCGCCCGCTCCGTCCGCTACGGCAACGAACACGACCACATCACCGTCTACCGGGCCCCGGGCCGGCCGCAAAAGCCCGTTGCGCCGAGGAACCCCAATGACTAA
- a CDS encoding Rrf2 family transcriptional regulator, which produces MRLSRKSDYALRAVRHISNLPPGKLGSINSISEAESVPREFLAKILKDLTRSGILVSYQGVTGGYRLAHNPKDVSFLDVIEAIDGPLHLNLCTETKTCTCEQFNACQLRGFWESQEKMFKKALQKQNFAKYRRKTRPAARVRV; this is translated from the coding sequence ATGAGACTGTCACGCAAATCCGACTACGCGCTTCGCGCCGTCCGGCACATCTCCAACCTTCCGCCCGGCAAGCTCGGCTCGATCAATTCGATCTCCGAGGCGGAGAGCGTGCCGCGGGAGTTTTTGGCGAAAATCCTCAAAGACCTGACCCGGAGCGGCATCCTGGTGTCATACCAGGGGGTCACCGGCGGGTATCGGCTGGCGCACAATCCGAAAGACGTGTCGTTTCTGGACGTGATCGAGGCCATTGACGGCCCGCTGCACCTGAATTTGTGCACGGAGACGAAGACCTGCACCTGCGAGCAGTTCAACGCCTGTCAGTTGCGCGGGTTCTGGGAGTCGCAGGAGAAGATGTTCAAGAAGGCGCTGCAGAAGCAGAATTTTGCGAAGTATCGGCGCAAGACGCGGCCGGCGGCGCGGGTGAGGGTGTGA
- a CDS encoding 2Fe-2S iron-sulfur cluster binding domain-containing protein: protein MRRIRFLPIDITVEVPEGTSILDAALDHDIRIDHNCGGNCACSTCHVIINEGYDTLAAPTEDEEDMLDEAENLTDTSRLACQCRVTKDLVVTIPEKEPLWDKDDTF from the coding sequence ATGCGCAGGATCCGGTTTCTGCCGATCGACATTACGGTTGAAGTTCCCGAAGGCACCTCCATCCTCGATGCCGCTCTCGACCATGACATCCGCATCGACCACAACTGCGGCGGCAACTGCGCCTGCTCCACCTGCCATGTCATCATCAACGAGGGCTACGACACCCTCGCCGCGCCGACCGAGGATGAGGAAGATATGCTCGACGAAGCCGAGAACCTGACCGACACCTCCCGCCTCGCTTGCCAGTGCCGCGTCACCAAAGACCTCGTCGTCACTATTCCCGAGAAGGAACCCCTCTGGGATAAAGACGACACCTTCTGA
- a CDS encoding methyltransferase domain-containing protein codes for MTTADDHLDRIRRHYGVRGLNARILARLEECGLRLDALGRDDLADFDEFHAGGRDATRALARAAGLRPGLAVLDIGCGLGGPARTLAAEFACRVVGIDATADYIEAARMLTDLTRLGGRVRFAVASAPDLPFPAAAFDVVWLQFVTPNIPDKDALLAEVRRLLAPGGRLAIHDVMRGSGEPLALPVFWAEDDSLNALDSPEDFARRCKRAGLARLDFRDDSPAALAWFRAALAPARPPGPKRLGLGLIVPGDARTKSANVLANLESGRIRIFLGIFSRDAKSPATAGGAA; via the coding sequence GTGACGACCGCTGACGACCACCTCGACCGCATCCGCCGCCACTACGGCGTGCGCGGCCTCAACGCCCGCATTCTCGCCCGCCTCGAGGAGTGCGGGCTGCGCCTCGATGCTTTGGGCCGCGACGATCTGGCGGACTTCGACGAATTCCATGCCGGCGGTCGCGACGCCACCCGCGCCCTCGCCCGCGCCGCCGGCCTCCGGCCCGGCCTCGCCGTCCTCGACATCGGCTGCGGCCTCGGCGGTCCCGCCCGCACCCTGGCCGCCGAGTTCGCCTGCCGGGTCGTCGGCATCGACGCCACCGCTGACTACATCGAGGCTGCCCGCATGCTCACCGATCTGACCCGCCTGGGCGGCCGCGTCCGCTTCGCCGTCGCCTCCGCCCCCGACCTCCCGTTTCCCGCGGCTGCCTTCGATGTCGTCTGGCTCCAGTTCGTCACCCCCAACATCCCCGACAAAGACGCCCTCCTGGCCGAGGTCCGCCGCCTGCTCGCTCCGGGCGGACGGCTCGCGATTCACGACGTGATGCGCGGGAGCGGCGAACCGCTCGCCCTCCCCGTCTTCTGGGCCGAGGATGATTCGCTGAATGCGCTGGACTCCCCCGAGGACTTCGCCCGCCGCTGTAAGCGTGCCGGGTTGGCCCGCCTGGATTTCCGTGACGATTCGCCGGCGGCCCTCGCCTGGTTCCGCGCCGCCCTCGCGCCTGCCCGCCCGCCGGGCCCCAAGCGGCTGGGTCTGGGCCTTATTGTCCCCGGCGACGCCCGCACCAAGTCGGCCAACGTGCTGGCCAACCTGGAGTCCGGCCGGATCAGAATCTTTCTGGGAATTTTCTCCCGCGACGCCAAGAGTCCGGCGACAGCCGGCGGCGCGGCCTGA
- a CDS encoding DEAD/DEAH box helicase has translation MDREAGKEEQTEDTRRDERGGVSPSDYIEPEDALPETTLEAQPERVREAAARAGWSAFMPVQAKTIPYVLARRDLMVQSRTGSGKTGAFLLPILERLEPSRSTCQALILVPTRELARQVAHEAEMLAGGSGVRTAAVYGGVSYRPQIEALTRGSHIVVGTPGRILDHLLKRTFTLDDLDILIFDEADRMLSMGFYPDMIEVQKYLPRRHINSYMFSATYPMHVINLARQFLRDPGFLSLSKDRVHVAETEHVYYVVPHMEKDRYLVRIIELLNPAAAIIFCNTKNMVHYVTVVLQRFGYDADALSADLSQSQREQVLQRVRDGQLKFLVATDLAARGIDIPELTHIFQYEPPEDPELYVHRAGRTGRAGATGEAVALVAGMELTELRRIATRFGIDMIERPAPSEDDVVMAVSERMTALLEARLRRRDKLQVERMARFFPLVKLLSENEAGQEVLAMLVDDYYQESLHNPPPLPQEQQHPRRESGGGPREGGGRSDRKRRRPRRK, from the coding sequence ATGGATCGTGAAGCGGGGAAGGAAGAGCAGACGGAAGATACGCGAAGGGACGAGCGGGGCGGGGTAAGCCCATCGGATTACATCGAGCCGGAGGACGCGCTTCCCGAGACGACGCTGGAGGCGCAGCCGGAGCGGGTTCGGGAGGCGGCGGCGCGAGCGGGATGGAGCGCATTCATGCCGGTGCAGGCCAAGACCATTCCGTATGTCCTGGCGCGGCGGGACCTGATGGTGCAGTCGCGCACGGGGTCGGGGAAGACGGGGGCGTTTCTGCTTCCGATTCTGGAGCGGCTGGAACCGTCCCGGTCGACCTGCCAGGCGCTCATCCTGGTGCCGACGCGGGAGCTTGCGCGGCAGGTGGCGCACGAAGCGGAGATGCTCGCGGGCGGCAGCGGGGTGCGGACGGCGGCGGTGTACGGCGGCGTGAGCTACCGGCCCCAGATCGAGGCGCTCACCCGCGGTTCCCACATCGTGGTCGGGACGCCCGGGCGCATTCTCGACCACCTGCTCAAGCGGACGTTCACGCTGGACGACCTCGACATCCTCATTTTCGACGAGGCGGACCGGATGCTCTCGATGGGGTTCTACCCGGACATGATTGAGGTGCAGAAGTACCTTCCGCGCCGCCATATCAATTCGTACATGTTTTCGGCGACCTATCCGATGCACGTGATCAATCTCGCGCGGCAGTTCCTTCGCGATCCGGGGTTCCTGAGTCTGAGCAAGGACCGGGTGCACGTGGCCGAGACCGAGCACGTGTACTACGTGGTGCCGCACATGGAGAAAGACCGCTATCTGGTGCGGATTATCGAGCTTTTGAATCCGGCGGCGGCGATCATTTTCTGCAACACCAAGAACATGGTGCACTATGTGACGGTGGTGCTGCAGCGGTTCGGGTACGACGCCGACGCCTTGTCGGCCGACCTGTCGCAGAGCCAGCGGGAGCAGGTGCTCCAGCGGGTGCGCGATGGGCAGTTGAAATTCCTGGTGGCGACCGATCTCGCGGCCCGGGGGATCGACATCCCGGAACTGACCCACATTTTCCAGTACGAACCGCCGGAGGATCCGGAGTTGTATGTCCACCGGGCGGGGCGGACGGGGCGGGCGGGGGCGACCGGGGAGGCAGTGGCCCTGGTGGCGGGAATGGAGCTCACCGAACTTCGGCGGATCGCAACCCGGTTCGGGATCGACATGATCGAGCGGCCGGCGCCGAGCGAAGATGACGTGGTGATGGCGGTGTCGGAGCGGATGACGGCGCTGCTCGAGGCGCGCCTGCGCCGCCGCGACAAGCTTCAGGTCGAGCGGATGGCGCGCTTCTTCCCGCTGGTCAAGCTGCTTTCCGAGAACGAGGCGGGCCAGGAAGTGCTGGCGATGCTCGTGGATGATTACTACCAGGAGAGCCTGCACAATCCGCCGCCGCTGCCGCAGGAGCAGCAGCACCCGCGGCGGGAGAGCGGCGGCGGGCCTCGCGAGGGGGGCGGCCGGAGCGACCGCAAGCGGCGCCGGCCCCGGCGGAAGTAG
- a CDS encoding iron-sulfur cluster assembly accessory protein — MVDTAVRTDLAGPHPPVTITAAAAEEIKRLRNLEKEAPPYLRLGVSAGGCSGMSYTMAFETERHDTDRAFDCHGLTVLVDAQALRYLAGITLDFKGGLMGGGFNFSNPRAKRSCGCGSSFSV, encoded by the coding sequence ATGGTTGACACCGCCGTCCGCACCGACCTCGCCGGGCCGCACCCCCCGGTGACCATCACCGCGGCTGCGGCCGAAGAAATCAAACGCCTGCGCAACCTTGAGAAAGAAGCTCCCCCCTACCTCCGCCTCGGCGTTAGCGCCGGCGGCTGTTCCGGCATGTCCTACACCATGGCCTTCGAAACCGAACGGCACGACACCGACCGCGCCTTCGACTGCCACGGTCTGACCGTCCTCGTCGACGCCCAGGCGCTCCGCTACCTTGCCGGCATTACCCTCGATTTCAAGGGCGGGCTGATGGGCGGCGGCTTCAACTTCTCCAACCCGCGCGCCAAACGCTCCTGCGGCTGCGGCTCGTCGTTCTCCGTCTGA
- a CDS encoding thrombospondin type 3 repeat-containing protein, giving the protein MGHYGYGALSLGATVPTHLCGYMKHELGWIEPAVITGEHLNLVLYDIETHPESSLYKLNISADGTEYFLLEYRNRRSPGKFDKLDSDFSIWLFPHLSLGPDSLDRGLLVTHVDETMATNYGTPWDEHYRVRVVDAGYDPARDTAYNPGGQVSDSADWWYPYETRKGALFSSETPGQDLFGPKTSPASDGYDRPSDVLVHVDSMVGDRMYLHVAHPLSYDADGDGILEAFDNCDAAANPDQADADGDGLGDVCDNCPLAANPDQADFDGDGVGDACCCVVRGDFGGDGTLAVSDLTGLIGHLFRGGPAAGCPARADVNGDGVPRVSDVTMLISYLFRGGAAPPACP; this is encoded by the coding sequence ATGGGGCACTATGGGTACGGGGCGCTGAGCCTGGGCGCGACCGTGCCGACGCACCTGTGCGGGTACATGAAGCATGAGCTGGGGTGGATCGAGCCGGCGGTGATCACAGGGGAGCACCTCAATCTCGTGTTGTACGATATCGAGACGCACCCCGAGTCCTCGCTCTACAAACTGAACATCAGCGCGGACGGGACGGAGTATTTTCTCCTGGAGTACCGCAACCGGCGGTCGCCGGGGAAGTTCGACAAGCTGGACTCGGACTTCAGCATCTGGCTGTTCCCGCATCTGAGTCTCGGTCCCGATTCGCTCGACCGGGGACTGCTGGTGACCCACGTGGACGAGACGATGGCGACCAATTACGGGACGCCGTGGGATGAGCACTACCGGGTGCGGGTGGTCGATGCGGGGTACGATCCGGCGCGGGACACCGCGTACAACCCGGGCGGGCAGGTGAGCGACTCGGCCGATTGGTGGTATCCCTACGAGACGCGCAAGGGGGCGCTCTTCTCCAGCGAGACGCCGGGCCAGGATCTGTTCGGGCCGAAGACGAGCCCCGCCAGCGACGGTTACGACCGCCCCTCGGACGTGCTCGTGCACGTGGATTCGATGGTCGGGGACAGGATGTACCTTCACGTGGCGCATCCGCTGAGCTATGATGCGGACGGTGACGGGATCCTGGAGGCGTTCGACAACTGCGACGCGGCGGCGAATCCGGACCAGGCGGATGCGGACGGGGACGGGCTCGGGGATGTCTGCGACAACTGCCCGCTTGCGGCCAACCCGGACCAGGCGGATTTTGACGGCGACGGGGTGGGGGACGCCTGTTGCTGCGTGGTGCGGGGGGATTTCGGCGGGGACGGAACGCTGGCGGTGTCGGACCTGACCGGCTTGATCGGGCATCTCTTCCGCGGCGGGCCGGCGGCCGGTTGCCCGGCGCGCGCCGACGTGAACGGGGACGGCGTGCCGCGGGTGTCGGACGTGACGATGCTGATTTCGTATCTGTTCCGGGGCGGAGCGGCCCCGCCGGCGTGTCCCTGA
- a CDS encoding prepilin-type N-terminal cleavage/methylation domain-containing protein yields the protein MTTRHHILVRASQRGYSLFEMILVIVIIGILAAITMRSLRGAGEAARTEETRAEMDRLAWAIAGDPGLVSGGHRTDYGYVGDVGALPPTLEALAVNPGLATWRGPYVHDDFKTSAGAPESSFRIDAWGRPYAYAGVAITSTGGRIPLTRRLAPDAGRLLRNTVTVVVTDLADSPPGARYVDSLAVILTVPNGLGGLVERRRTPRPDGFAEFDSVPIGAHLLRLVYTPAADTLRRRVAVEPGQHAHLDLQYPAEVW from the coding sequence ATGACGACCCGGCACCACATTCTCGTCCGCGCCTCGCAGCGCGGATACTCCCTCTTTGAGATGATCCTCGTGATCGTCATCATCGGCATCCTCGCCGCCATCACCATGCGCTCTCTCCGTGGCGCCGGTGAGGCGGCCCGCACCGAAGAGACGCGCGCCGAGATGGACCGCCTTGCCTGGGCGATCGCCGGCGATCCCGGCCTCGTCTCCGGCGGCCACCGCACCGACTACGGTTACGTCGGCGATGTCGGCGCCCTCCCCCCGACCCTCGAGGCTCTCGCCGTCAACCCCGGCCTCGCCACCTGGCGCGGCCCGTATGTGCACGATGACTTCAAAACCTCTGCGGGGGCGCCGGAGAGCAGCTTCCGCATCGACGCCTGGGGGCGCCCCTACGCCTACGCCGGCGTTGCCATCACTTCGACCGGCGGACGGATTCCCCTCACGCGCCGTCTTGCTCCCGATGCCGGCCGCCTTCTGCGCAACACCGTCACCGTTGTCGTCACCGACCTGGCGGATTCTCCACCCGGCGCCCGCTACGTCGATTCCCTGGCCGTCATTCTCACCGTTCCCAACGGCCTCGGCGGCCTGGTTGAGCGAAGGCGCACACCCCGCCCCGACGGTTTCGCCGAGTTCGATTCGGTGCCGATCGGCGCCCACCTGCTGCGCCTCGTTTACACACCAGCCGCCGACACGCTCCGCCGCCGGGTCGCGGTGGAACCGGGGCAACACGCGCATCTGGACTTGCAGTATCCCGCGGAGGTCTGGTAG
- a CDS encoding GNAT family N-acetyltransferase, which produces MSTNSAPPRPGVQLVPAPAQDRRVLRRLMSLYLHDLSEYTDFLEPGPDGSFTYEGLDLYWRSPSLIPLFIRSGDRLAGFLLLNKPPYTPHDIDCVVHEFFILRADRGRGLGRDAAAACFAQYRGRYRLVQLIRNVPAIGFWHSVYAGLNISYEESRQTLAGESFLVQTFTV; this is translated from the coding sequence ATGTCCACGAACTCGGCACCGCCCCGCCCCGGGGTTCAGCTCGTCCCTGCGCCGGCACAGGACCGCCGCGTCCTGCGCCGGCTCATGTCCCTCTACCTCCACGACCTGTCCGAGTACACCGATTTCCTCGAACCGGGCCCCGATGGTTCGTTCACGTACGAGGGCCTCGACCTGTACTGGCGCAGCCCCTCGCTCATTCCCCTGTTCATCCGGAGCGGTGACCGCCTCGCCGGTTTTCTTTTGCTCAACAAGCCCCCCTACACCCCTCACGATATCGACTGCGTCGTCCACGAGTTCTTCATTCTCCGCGCCGATCGCGGGCGGGGTCTCGGTCGCGACGCCGCCGCTGCCTGTTTCGCGCAGTACCGCGGCCGGTACCGCCTCGTGCAGTTGATCCGCAATGTCCCCGCCATCGGATTCTGGCACAGCGTCTACGCCGGCCTCAACATCTCCTACGAGGAAAGCCGGCAGACGCTTGCCGGCGAGTCGTTTCTGGTGCAGACATTCACCGTTTAG
- a CDS encoding phage Gp37/Gp68 family protein: protein MASDSRIEWTESTWNPVTGCARVSPGCDHCYAERMARRLQGMGVEKYKNGFSVTLHPDVLAQPLEWKRPRMVFVNSMSDLFHEQVPLEYVQRIFEVIRRCPQHVFQALTKRSKRLVRAADKLAWPPNLWMGVTVESATYRFRIDDLRKTPAALKWISFEPLLGSIGDVDLSGIAWAVVGGESGPGARVMREEWALELLRQCRAEGTAFFFKQWGGMYKNRAGRLLRGELYEEMPALPGESGELALAFVAGQQATSTRAGVADTEAGE from the coding sequence ATGGCCAGTGATTCCCGCATAGAGTGGACGGAGTCCACCTGGAACCCCGTCACCGGGTGCGCGCGCGTCAGCCCCGGGTGCGACCACTGCTACGCCGAGCGAATGGCCCGGCGGCTGCAGGGGATGGGCGTCGAGAAGTACAAGAACGGATTTTCGGTCACGCTCCACCCCGATGTGCTCGCCCAGCCGCTTGAATGGAAGCGGCCGCGTATGGTATTTGTCAACTCGATGTCGGACCTGTTTCATGAGCAGGTGCCGCTCGAATATGTCCAACGGATATTCGAGGTGATCCGACGGTGCCCGCAGCACGTGTTTCAAGCCCTCACCAAGCGGTCAAAACGGCTTGTGCGTGCGGCTGACAAGCTCGCGTGGCCACCGAACCTCTGGATGGGGGTCACGGTCGAGAGTGCGACCTATCGCTTTCGGATAGATGACCTTCGCAAGACACCGGCGGCGCTCAAGTGGATATCGTTCGAGCCGCTGTTGGGGTCGATCGGGGATGTGGATTTGAGCGGGATCGCCTGGGCGGTCGTCGGCGGGGAGTCGGGGCCGGGGGCGCGGGTGATGCGGGAGGAGTGGGCGCTGGAATTGCTGCGCCAATGCCGGGCGGAGGGGACGGCGTTCTTCTTCAAACAGTGGGGAGGGATGTACAAGAACCGGGCGGGGCGACTTCTGCGGGGAGAACTCTACGAGGAGATGCCGGCGCTGCCGGGGGAATCGGGGGAATTGGCGCTTGCCTTCGTCGCGGGGCAGCAGGCGACATCGACGCGCGCCGGGGTCGCCGACACCGAAGCGGGAGAGTGA